A segment of the Salminus brasiliensis chromosome 5, fSalBra1.hap2, whole genome shotgun sequence genome:
TCGCGCCAGAGATAAAGGTAGGTGTTgcgttattattactgttattcaGGATCACTGGTACCGTTGGAGGTAGGGTTGGGCgattatggtaaaaatattagatCAATATTTCAAGACTATTTATTTGATATCGATTATGATATATGTCTGgaagcagagctgcagtgaaaacacacagactgagcagctgtctgtcacgTGAGCGTAGCCTGTAAATAAAACCGGTACGGTCTGTAAACAGTGCGCCTCGAGAGCCTTAAGGCAACATCTTAAGCTCAGGCACACGTCTGTAGCTCcggtgtgtgagtggagagcagagttctattagtgtgaggTGTGGGATTTACCAGTTTGAGAGGCAGCCTTAGTTTGTAGGGGACACTGTTAGTTAACCTACCTTGTACCAATGGAGTCTGTGCTATAGGTATGGTAGATTCAGTATGAATGGGATATGCTAACGTTAAGCAGGTTGGACTGTTAGCCTGATATCCTTACATCTCCAGCAAATAACTTGGTGAATGTCGATTCCCCCCTTATCTTAACTGATTGTTTTAATGGTATGaagtctaaaaaaaacaaatccttGCCTTCATTGTTTATCTCCATAAATAGGAGTCTGGAGTAGAGAGTGTGGGTCCCCTGCCTGAAGGCCCAGAAGGACAGCTTGGGACAGAGCAGCCAGACTCGAAAGACCTCTCCCAAAGATCAGACTTTGCAGATGGACCTTCAGAGCAAAACAACGCCCCTGAATCACCTCAGGTTTGGTCCATCTTCCACCTTTCAGCACCTGCCATGTGCATAATAAAGTGTATTAATTAGCCTATTGCTTCCCAGGTAGCACCTCTAGAGACCAATGAAGATGAAGCTATCTTGCACGCCTCCCAGGTGAAGGACTCCGCCCTCAGCGCTACTCCAGTGGAGAACCTCACTTGGTCCTCTGACCCTGAGCAGCAAGGCGCCACTGCTGGTCACCCTGAGAGCGAGCCACTTCTTAACCCTGACGCCGATTCGTTCTCCgactcctacacacacatcaGCCCAAGCCCGGAGTTGACCGTACACCCTGCAGCGTCGCAAGACGAAGAGGGGGTTTCACCAGGGCATGAGAAGTCTGAGCCAAGGAAGACCCTAAGAGAAGGTGAGGAGGAATACATTgtttgtttgaggttcatggtttgtcacttctaggtactgaactctcattattcagctaggtcaagataaacacagttttccattctagggaaccttttatttatttatttgtttatttttaacaatttcTGGTTGTTGCTAGGTTACAGGGTCTCTCTGCACATGTATGCACACGCCCTACTCCAGTGCCTGTTTAATGAATAGATATGCAGATATTTAAATGACCAccagtacagtgtgtgcagaattattaggcaagttgtatttgagaggattatttttattgttgaacaacaactatgttctcaatcaacccaaaagactcatgaATATCAAAGCCTAATATTtgtggaagttggagtgtttgtgcaggtaactattactgtgcagaattattaggcaacttaataaaaaacaaaaaagacttctctctgtaccactgcttaaagaaggtgtcttccagaaactggcagtaggtctgggagttgggcttcactccatcctcaacccgaaaaggtcccacaagttcatttttgatgataccagcccataccagtaccccacctccaccttgctgacgtctgagtcggagtggagctctctgccctttactgatccagcctcgggcccatccatctcgcatttcatcagtccataacaccttagaaaaatcagtcttaagatatttctagGCCCAGTCTTCACGTTTTATCTTacgtttcttgttcaaaggttgtcgtttttcagccttccttaccttggccatgtccctgagtatcgcacaccttgtgctttttgatactccagtaacgttgcagctctgaaatatggcaaaactggtggcaaatggcatcttggcagcttcacgcttgattttcctcaattcatgggcagttattttgcgcctttttttttttgacacgtttcttgcgaccctgttggctatttgccatgaaatgcttgattgttcggtgatcacgcttcaaaagtgtggcaatttcaagactgctgcatccctctgcaagacatctcacaatttttgacttttcagagtccgtcaaatctctcttctgacccattttgccaaaggaaaggaagttgcctaataattaagcacaccttatatagggtgttgatgtcattaggccacaccccttctcattacacagatgcacatcacctgatttacttgattggtagttggcttttaagcctatagagcttggagtaggacaacatgaataaaaaggatgatgtgatcaaaatactcatttgcctaataattctgcacacagtgtagttGTGATTTTGAAAGTGTCCTAGTCTCTTTTAACCTCTAAAAACTTGGTGATCATGGGTGTCGACGTCTGTTTAACACCagccttttgtttgtttgtttgtttacttttaaGTTCTGGTAGGAGTCCATAATGGAGATGCAGTTGAAAGGTCTGTAGCATGATTGACTGCAGCCAGACTGCTTGACATGGTCTGCATTGTGCTGAGTTGAAATACGAGCTGTTCGACAAGCAGCCCTGACCCTTTGCGTTCGCCGGGCCCTGTGCTATTTTTACCCGAATAAGTAAATACTTGCCCGGCTCTCAGACATGCCTTGCCTCAGCAGCTTCTTAATATTTGCTCTTAGTCTtcctgcctgtgactcctcaaAGCCTTGCGCTCCCGACCGCTATGAAAGTAATTTCTGATATTTCCCCTCGTTTTTGTCTCATGTTCAAATGTATTAAGATTGGACTTTTCATAAGACAGTCTAACGCGTTCTGaatccacaagggggcgctggTTACTAGTTATATATAGTACTATACAGTACACATTTGCAGAGATTAGAGTAGTGACCGTCTAAGTTCAATGTTTGTTAGCaactttagcctagcatctcctgttctaaactTAAAAAAAGCACACGTCAggtatcaaacatgtcttggctgatcgactgaatcTGGGGCCAGTGAACAATCGTGTTCACTTGACTTTTCATTCATCAAACAATTATCACCATAAATACTGAATTAAAGCTGGAATTGATTGTTTTGCTTTGGTCTGCAGCAGCATGCTGTTCACTGTGTTTGGTGGCCGTCCTGTTTGGCTAACTGGGCTGGATTGTGCTAAGAGTTAGCTGCACATATTGCAATTGACAGTATGATTTATTGTGTGGACATTTAACAACACTTGGACCAATAGGAAATTTGAAAAACACGGATGTTAAAGGTTACATTAAAATGaagtgtttaaaacatgaattgCTGGCTGCGTTCTTAGATGCTACGTCATAGAAGGCTGTTACACAGCCTATAAATTCAGCCTACGTTCGGGGCAGTCTGGAAGATGCAAGTGATGTATCCTTCTTGGCCCACTTTGCCCACAGCTTTTTTCGGAAACATTATAACACTGGGGTTGGGGGTAGCACCATGAAAACGGCATGAAACAAAGCCTCCAGGATACTGAGAagttttcataggacagtcctaccAAGGACCCTCAGGTAGCTGGATGTTCCTGGCTTCACATTGCTGTCCATGGACCATTTGGTAATTTGGACAGATCGCTGTcgagtccagctgcctttaacttgagcagatggTCGCTTGTTTCGTTCCCGGTTTGGCCATTTTTGTCTTATAAACGCCGCAGCCGACTAAAGGGGGCCAACAtcaatgcataccctctatactACTGTTATTCAGCAGACATTGATGagactttgggaagatcttCAGAAGACTTACTGGGCACGCttacactgggggccctgaggagccagattcatTTCATTAGAAGGAAAACTTCAGAGTGAATTTACTAAAGACATGAAAACGACCCCTTAAGATTTCCATGTTTAAAGAAGTCAGGAATTCGTTGTCCTGTTGGTGATGTAGACTTGGTCACTAAGGGAAGAACCAGGATGTCTGCTGGATGTGGAACAACAGTGACTGCGCTCACACTAGACTGGTTCTGTTACCGTGGGGAGCTCCAGGAATAGAATCAAATCTAGCAGAGCCTCAattctctctccacacacacacacacacacacacacacatcaagccTGTGTGTGAAATAAAGGGGAGCATCCGGTTTGGACTCCCACACTTGTATTCCCTCATATAGCTATGATTTACAAGAATGGAGGCCCCTTAATGTGACTCTCTCGTATTGGAGTCAGACAGAAGGCCTGAATTTCTGCTGTCATCGGGAGGGACCGAGAGTTTTCCGAAGTTTAACACAACTGCAGCTTCATAGAAATACTAAGTAGGACCTTATTTGAAGGCTACCTACATAAGGTCTCCATAATGCGTACTGAAGCACTGAATAACATGTTTATAAACAGCTTGTGCTGGTATACACAAGGTTCCCCTGATCTAGGGGCCCTTAAGCTAAAGTGTCTGTTATTTTTACACCCTTAAGCATTGCAACTATGGTGGTCATGATACCAGAACACCAGGAAGCAAAAAACGCTATAGTGCAGAGCTGGCAGTTATATTTCACTATTCATGATTGACAGCTGAGATACGAGTCAGTGAAACGCTGCTGAACTAAACTGTTAATTTTTGAACACATCAGCCGGCTGTCTGACATGACTTTGCTTACATAACCTTAATTACAACGATATTTTTGGTAAGTTGCTGGAATTTCCCTCTGAGCTACAGATGCTAACCTCAGTTTAATGCATGTGTCTCCTCTTCGTTTCCTACTGTAGAATCCACACCAGATGTTGAAGTGTCTGAAGAGCAGGACAATGAGGGTGATGGATTGAGGAGGAGAAAAGTCCCTCAGCTGAGTCCTGTAGATCACAGAGACGAcgatgaggaggaagagggtgAGGAAGAACCGTTTCGGCCGCCTCGGAGAGATGACGACGTTGGGTTCTCCCTGAACAAGTGCATTTTTGGAGCGGTCATCCTGCTTGGCCTGGGCACCATTTTCTTCTCAGGTAAACTTCTTCCCAACACAACGTTTACTGTTTCAGTGTCACAGTGAATATTAACTGAATGAGATGAAGGGCTTTCTGAGATAGGTCTGTTATTCTGTGATAGGTGTGCTCTTGGATCTGGACGAGGGTAGGTagcatgtgtgggtgtgtgtatgtgtgatgaGTGGATGGATCACTTTGTAAAGTGTTGCTCCACTCTAAAGCAAGCCTGTGTTTTCACTCCTCcaaaataaatgtatgttttgattggctgtcagAATACAGTGCAGAATTTTAATTAGTGGTGTGTTGCATAAGCTTGAATCTTCACTTTAAAACATAAACATTGCTTTGACCATGTGtaaactaaatggacaaaagtattgggacatacctcaggtgtttcattcagtcccattgggGTTGTTTTTTCAAGGGTTGGCCTATAGACCCTTGAGTTCCAATGAAGGGACACTTTATACCTTTAACAATACCTATTTGTCCATTCTACAGATAATTTAATGGTGTTTTTAGTACTTAAatatttagttttacactgacaTCAACAGGTCAAAACATACATACAGGGTCTAAAATATATTTTCCCACTTAGATTATTCATTCAGTGCTGCTAAAAGTTTCAAAATGTCCTTTTTACTTGCCAAGTCCAAGGCCTCTTAACCTCccgtgatcatgattggctacagcatGGATTGACCCAGACGCAGCCCAATGGAAAAATCAGGAACGTTTtctggagaagaagaaaaatattatatatacatgtgAACACCACTGATAGAACTGGAGAATTAGATTTCCAACTGTAATATAAATAACTTGTATAGTGGTAATGGGCTTTGTGTAACAGGAGGAGATATATGGGTAAATGGGTgaaattcatttgaatttggATATTTTATCAGCTggttatctgtgtgtgtttctgcaatGATGGTATACTGCAGCTAATGCAGTAATTCAGTAAATTTTCTAGTATATTAGCTGCATGTCAACGCTGTTTTGCATGCTGTGAGCTTTAAAATCATGCATGTGGAGTGTGAACTAATCTGGGAAATACTGGGGGCCGGATGCTTCCTATTTATTTACGCACAGATTTGTTCTGCTTGTGTGCATGCTGTTGATACTTCAGAGCAGTTCTTTGTGGTTCCTGTCGTGATTATGTTCACAGTATGTTCACATTTTGGCTTTTTAGAGGGGGACGCTGATGTGCAGGAGCTGAAGAATCCAGAGCTTCCAAAGGTTAGcccttcattcagtctttctCTTTTATTTTGAGTTTTTACTCTGCGTCCTCTAAATATGGCATGGTTTTTCATTTGTGGTCAAGCGGAATAAGGTGTTGTCACTATGACCACAGGGTCGCTAGTTCTTATCCCGATCATGCTGCTAACCATTGGCGGCCAGGAAGAATATGCTCTTTggtggcagttggaaaagagccAGTAGCTGGCTTCACGTGTATCGAAGGAGacatgttaagtccttaccctcctagttttGGGAGCAATGCTAATAGTAGAGGTAGTTGTGGGAAAAGTGGTCGTCagttgcctgacttgaaccctatagaaaatctttggtgggatctGGGAATCTCTGTGAACTGTAGGCCACTGGGCTACTATTCCTCAGGAGTGCTGCCAGGAGGCTTGTTGtaaaggggttgaataattgaGACTGCAGTCAGTCATCAAAAGTGgagttgaatttggagaaagcagttgttctgttagttgtgttgagctatttaaattgctcatttgattggttggttgcaaacagctgaaattgTCTACAATTTGCTAATACATTTCTGCTAATTTGTAATGGAGGTTAAATTTCAATTGCAACTGTAGCTGGAGGGCGCTGTTTGTTAAATCCAGTTAAACTGTGGCTGTTGAATGAATATGCATGTATATACATGTGTAcgtgtgtttgtatgtgcatGTCTGTCTCAGGAGTGGTTGAATCTTGAAGCTTCAAAAGACATGCCTGCAGGTGTCCAGCCTCCAGAAACAATGGAGAGACTGGAACAGGAGAGCCAGAAAATCGCAGTCTTACAGGCACAGCTTCAGGTATGTGAGCAGGAGTAGGAGTCTCTCCATGTTCGCTGTCGTTTTGCCCACTTTCTGTgtcttatttattcttattctgTTTCGACCTTTAAACACAGGAACAACAAGGGGAACTAAAGGCCGCACAACTGCAAGTGGAGGAAGGCACCAAGGAGCGTTTAAAGAGGGAGGAGATAGAGGTCGAGATCCAGAAAATGAGAGGGGAGCTGGATAAACTGCCTGCTCTTCAGAAAGAGTTGGAGCAAGGGAACGAAAGGGCAAAGAAGGATCTGGAGGCTCTTCCAGCCATGCAGAAAGAGCTAGAGCTTTTGAAGTCCAGGGTTAAAGAACTCACTCAGAGCACAGGTACCAACTTCACCTGCTTTCTAGATAGATATATAATAGGTGTTGTCACTAGAGTTAAAAAAATTGGAATCACTTGCCATGAAGTACCAAACACCTGGTTAAATcttcttaaaaacatttgatctaAATGCTAGGctgaccatatttttgttttaaaaaaaaaatgttggcaCACGTTTATCCAGTATATTTAGGATGCCGTGGCTtaggggtttcaagtaggcctaaggtgtaggaccgtggcagtgtgtatgtgtgtgagggtggaaatgcttctcaaaccatgcagctacagtatgttaatgtacaatattatatactcatttagcaagaccaATAAATTGCCTTAATAGCCTGTATGACCAAATCTGCGGCTTTGACTTCAACCCACAAcctaggcctacttgaaacccccagCCACGACATCCCTTCTATTTGATTTAAAACACACAGTATATTGTGAGCCGATTGCTCTTTCCACATTCTTTAAGATAcggccaaaaacacacacaaaattggACAAATTTGGctggatggggggggggggctactgAAAAAGCTGGAGATGTTTTCTTCTGGCCTCGCTTGCTGATTTGCATGCATTCtctcctgcagatggtgctcAAGCTGTGACCCCACCGTCAGATTCtgtgtcgccctctgctggacacGAAAGTGAGATGGCAGCCGGACAAGGAAAGAAAGAGCTGAGGGATAGGAAagtgagaaaagaaaaagaagggaagGGAGGGAGAAAGGACCAAGAGGAAGGAAAGCCATGGAAGGACCAAGGCAATGAGGGGAAGGAACCAAAAAAGCAAAAGGAGCAGGAAAAAAAGATCCATCCAGATGAAGGCAAGGAATGGAAGGTGAAAGGAGAAAGGAAAGTGTGGGAGGACAAGAAAgctgagaaagaagggaaaaaggggaaaaagcaAGAAGATGGTAAAAGATGGAAGGATACAGAGATCCAAAGAGAGCCTAAAGATGAAGGTAGGAAAAGAGAACGGAAGGAAGACGACAAGAGAAGGAAAGATAGCAAAGCAAAGAGAGAGTTTAGCGAAGAGGGAAGTGGGAAAGAAGATAAGAAGTGGAAAAAGGAGAAACCCTGGCAGTTGGATGGCGGACGGTGGGAGACGAAAGAAAGGAAGCATTCGCAAGATAAAGTAGATGATGGCAAGGAATGGAACCTCAGAGGTGACCGAAAGGAGGGGAAAGATAAGAAGGAAAGCAAGCGTTCAGGAGATAAAGTGGAAGGTGGCAAGGAGTGGAATCTCCGAGGCAACCCAAAGGAGGGAAAGGATGAGGGAGAGTGGAAAAGGGGTAGGCAGGCTGGCTCAAATGACAAGAAAGAATGGAAGGAGAAGAATGAGAAGAAAAAGGACTGGAAGGAGAGAAATGAGCAGGATTCTGAAAAGGAGCAAAGAAGTCCAAAAGGAGAGCGAAAAGCCCACAGGAAGGACCCtcagaaaggagagaaagatcATCACGAAGGGAATGGTGGAAAGAAAGAGTGGAAGGAGCGTGCGGACAAGCGGTCGAGC
Coding sequences within it:
- the pbxip1b gene encoding pre-B-cell leukemia homeobox interacting protein 1b isoform X1, encoding MADNSSGANGNSWTILAPEIKESGVESVGPLPEGPEGQLGTEQPDSKDLSQRSDFADGPSEQNNAPESPQVAPLETNEDEAILHASQVKDSALSATPVENLTWSSDPEQQGATAGHPESEPLLNPDADSFSDSYTHISPSPELTVHPAASQDEEGVSPGHEKSEPRKTLREESTPDVEVSEEQDNEGDGLRRRKVPQLSPVDHRDDDEEEEGEEEPFRPPRRDDDVGFSLNKCIFGAVILLGLGTIFFSGVLLDLDEEGDADVQELKNPELPKEWLNLEASKDMPAGVQPPETMERLEQESQKIAVLQAQLQEQQGELKAAQLQVEEGTKERLKREEIEVEIQKMRGELDKLPALQKELEQGNERAKKDLEALPAMQKELELLKSRVKELTQSTDGAQAVTPPSDSVSPSAGHESEMAAGQGKKELRDRKVRKEKEGKGGRKDQEEGKPWKDQGNEGKEPKKQKEQEKKIHPDEGKEWKVKGERKVWEDKKAEKEGKKGKKQEDGKRWKDTEIQREPKDEGRKRERKEDDKRRKDSKAKREFSEEGSGKEDKKWKKEKPWQLDGGRWETKERKHSQDKVDDGKEWNLRGDRKEGKDKKESKRSGDKVEGGKEWNLRGNPKEGKDEGEWKRGRQAGSNDKKEWKEKNEKKKDWKERNEQDSEKEQRSPKGERKAHRKDPQKGEKDHHEGNGGKKEWKERADKRSSGKEKERAKNGKKAEDRKRKDDYEKNGEKWSKKDKSRNPLSDEASHHSYSDRKQSQGHKHVDYWAEQRERIRHYRGSTEGCDSATACAHAEGLRPVGQSDFEALLFAYLTKLLVPENQASKKEELSKLVGEFFTNGVFVHDQIPFSEFVEDVADILEDMAELEEDEKVEDEMEEFAREAMEKFVLPDRGGNEGKRKESGRKRVSG
- the pbxip1b gene encoding pre-B-cell leukemia homeobox interacting protein 1b isoform X2, which translates into the protein MADNSSGANGNSWTILAPEIKESGVESVGPLPEGPEGQLGTEQPDSKDLSQRSDFADGPSEQNNAPESPQVAPLETNEDEAILHASQVKDSALSATPVENLTWSSDPEQQGATAGHPESEPLLNPDADSFSDSYTHISPSPELTVHPAASQDEEGVSPGHEKSEPRKTLREESTPDVEVSEEQDNEGDGLRRRKVPQLSPVDHRDDDEEEEGEEEPFRPPRRDDDVGFSLNKCIFGAVILLGLGTIFFSEGDADVQELKNPELPKEWLNLEASKDMPAGVQPPETMERLEQESQKIAVLQAQLQEQQGELKAAQLQVEEGTKERLKREEIEVEIQKMRGELDKLPALQKELEQGNERAKKDLEALPAMQKELELLKSRVKELTQSTDGAQAVTPPSDSVSPSAGHESEMAAGQGKKELRDRKVRKEKEGKGGRKDQEEGKPWKDQGNEGKEPKKQKEQEKKIHPDEGKEWKVKGERKVWEDKKAEKEGKKGKKQEDGKRWKDTEIQREPKDEGRKRERKEDDKRRKDSKAKREFSEEGSGKEDKKWKKEKPWQLDGGRWETKERKHSQDKVDDGKEWNLRGDRKEGKDKKESKRSGDKVEGGKEWNLRGNPKEGKDEGEWKRGRQAGSNDKKEWKEKNEKKKDWKERNEQDSEKEQRSPKGERKAHRKDPQKGEKDHHEGNGGKKEWKERADKRSSGKEKERAKNGKKAEDRKRKDDYEKNGEKWSKKDKSRNPLSDEASHHSYSDRKQSQGHKHVDYWAEQRERIRHYRGSTEGCDSATACAHAEGLRPVGQSDFEALLFAYLTKLLVPENQASKKEELSKLVGEFFTNGVFVHDQIPFSEFVEDVADILEDMAELEEDEKVEDEMEEFAREAMEKFVLPDRGGNEGKRKESGRKRVSG